One Phalacrocorax aristotelis chromosome 12, bGulAri2.1, whole genome shotgun sequence DNA window includes the following coding sequences:
- the SFXN3 gene encoding sideroflexin-3 isoform X1: MLPSLPATINIREPRWDQSTFQGRAKHFFMVTDPRNLLLSGAALEEARRVVEDYRAGTVPPGLTEDQLWRAKYIYDSAFHPDTGEKMLLVGRMSAQVPMNMTITGCMLTFYRTTPAVLFWQWVNQSFNAIVNYTNRSGDAPITPSQLGTAYVSATTGAVVTALGLKSLTKHLPAIIGRYVPFAAVAAANCINIPLMRQRELKLGIPVTDENGNRLGESTAAAQKAIFQVVVSRIGMAAPAMAIPPVIMNMLEKRAFLKRYPYLNAPLQVSLVGLCLVFATPLCCALFPQKSSMPVGCLEPEVQARIQEKDPQLETVYFNKGL; the protein is encoded by the exons ATGCTAccatccctccctgccaccATCAACATCCGGGAGCCCCGCTGGGACCAGAGCACCTTCCAGGGCCGGGCCAAGCACTTCTTCATGGTGACCGACCCCCGAAACTTGCTGCTCTCAGGGGCCGCGCTGGAGGAGGCCCGCCGGGTGGTGGAGGACTACAG GGCGGGCACGGTACCCCCAGGGCTGACAGAGGACCAGCTTTGGCGGGCAAAGTACATCTACGACTCGGCTTTCCACCCTGACACGGGTGAGAAGATGCTCCTCGTGGGACGCATGTCTGCCCAGGTCCCCATGAACATGACCATCACTGGTTGCATGTTGACCTTCTACAG GACCACGCCGGCTGTGCTGTTCTGGCAGTGGGTCAACCAGTCCTTCAACGCCATTGTCAACTACACCAACCGCAGCGGGGATGCACCCATCACCCCCAG CCAGCTGGGGACAGCCTATGTGAGCGCAACCACGGGGGCAGTTGTCACAGCGCTGGGGCTCAAATCTCTCACCAAG CACTTGCCAGCCATCATCGGCCGGTACGTGCCTTTTGCGGCAGTGGCTGCTGCCAACTGCATCAACATCCCGCTGATGAGGCAGAG AGAGCTCAAGCTGGGGATCCCGGTCACGGATGAAAACGGGAATCGCCTGGGCGAGTCCAcagctgcagcccagaaggccatTTTCCAGGTGGTGGTGTCCCGCATTGGCATGGCAGCCCCGGCCATGG ccatcCCCCCAGTGATTATGAACATGCTGGAGAAGAGAGCTTTCCTGAAG CGGTACCCATACCTGAACGCTCCCCTGCAGGTCAGCCTGGTGGGACTCTG CTTGGTGTTCGCCACCCCACTGTGCTGCGCGCTCTTCCCGCAGAAAAG CTCAATGCCTGTGGGCTGTCTGGAGCCTGAAGTCCAAGCTCGGATCCAGGAGAAAGACCCACAGCTGGAGACTGTCTACTTCAACAAAGGGCTCTGA
- the SFXN3 gene encoding sideroflexin-3 isoform X2, whose product MHKQAPASAEALLCTHSRAAAVPRVTTNATRKMLPSLPATINIREPRWDQSTFQGRAKHFFMVTDPRNLLLSGAALEEARRVVEDYRAGTVPPGLTEDQLWRAKYIYDSAFHPDTGEKMLLVGRMSAQVPMNMTITGCMLTFYRTTPAVLFWQWVNQSFNAIVNYTNRSGDAPITPSQLGTAYVSATTGAVVTALGLKSLTKHLPAIIGRYVPFAAVAAANCINIPLMRQRELKLGIPVTDENGNRLGESTAAAQKAIFQVVVSRIGMAAPAMAIPPVIMNMLEKRAFLKRYPYLNAPLQVSLVGLCLVFATPLCCALFPQKSSMPVGCLEPEVQARIQEKDPQLETVYFNKGL is encoded by the exons ATGCACAAGCAGGCGCCCGCTTCTGCAGAGGCGCTGCTCTGCACGCACTCGCGGGCGGCTGCCGTGCCACGCGTGACCACCAACGCGACCCGC AAGATGCTAccatccctccctgccaccATCAACATCCGGGAGCCCCGCTGGGACCAGAGCACCTTCCAGGGCCGGGCCAAGCACTTCTTCATGGTGACCGACCCCCGAAACTTGCTGCTCTCAGGGGCCGCGCTGGAGGAGGCCCGCCGGGTGGTGGAGGACTACAG GGCGGGCACGGTACCCCCAGGGCTGACAGAGGACCAGCTTTGGCGGGCAAAGTACATCTACGACTCGGCTTTCCACCCTGACACGGGTGAGAAGATGCTCCTCGTGGGACGCATGTCTGCCCAGGTCCCCATGAACATGACCATCACTGGTTGCATGTTGACCTTCTACAG GACCACGCCGGCTGTGCTGTTCTGGCAGTGGGTCAACCAGTCCTTCAACGCCATTGTCAACTACACCAACCGCAGCGGGGATGCACCCATCACCCCCAG CCAGCTGGGGACAGCCTATGTGAGCGCAACCACGGGGGCAGTTGTCACAGCGCTGGGGCTCAAATCTCTCACCAAG CACTTGCCAGCCATCATCGGCCGGTACGTGCCTTTTGCGGCAGTGGCTGCTGCCAACTGCATCAACATCCCGCTGATGAGGCAGAG AGAGCTCAAGCTGGGGATCCCGGTCACGGATGAAAACGGGAATCGCCTGGGCGAGTCCAcagctgcagcccagaaggccatTTTCCAGGTGGTGGTGTCCCGCATTGGCATGGCAGCCCCGGCCATGG ccatcCCCCCAGTGATTATGAACATGCTGGAGAAGAGAGCTTTCCTGAAG CGGTACCCATACCTGAACGCTCCCCTGCAGGTCAGCCTGGTGGGACTCTG CTTGGTGTTCGCCACCCCACTGTGCTGCGCGCTCTTCCCGCAGAAAAG CTCAATGCCTGTGGGCTGTCTGGAGCCTGAAGTCCAAGCTCGGATCCAGGAGAAAGACCCACAGCTGGAGACTGTCTACTTCAACAAAGGGCTCTGA
- the KAZALD1 gene encoding kazal-type serine protease inhibitor domain-containing protein 1 produces MSEAKTLSSSCLMLSLLSLHWASLQLGQAFPSTSDYLQRGWQRLLEEGEGCAECQPEECPAPRGCLAGTVRDACDCCWECANLEGQICDLDNTNHFYGKCGEHLECRLDAGDLRHGEVPEPQCTCISHLALCGSDGKTYAQICRFLEVARAHPDSNLTVAHEGPCESEPQITSPPFDTWNITGQDVIFGCEVFAYPMASIEWRKDGTEMLLPGDDPHISVQFRGGPQKYEVTGWLQIQGVRVTDEGTYRCFARNRVGEVVALASLTVFTPDQLNLTDFSLPKPRTMPEDYGGSEEDYY; encoded by the exons ATGTCTGAAGCCAAGACCCTAAGCTCCTCCTGCCTCATGCTTTCCTTGCTCTCCTTGCACTGGGCTTCGCTCCAGCTGGGCCAGGCTTTTCCCAGCACCTCTGACTACCTCCAGCGGGGCTGGCAGCGGCTGttggaggaaggggagggctgtgctgagTGCCAGCCAGAGGAGTGCCCGGCACCACGTGGGTGCCTGGCTGGCACGGTGCGGGATGCCTGCGACTGCTGCTGGGAATGTGCCAACCTGGAGGGACAGATCTGTGACCTGGACAACACCAATCACTTCTACGGCAAGTGCGGGGAGCACCTGGAGTGCCGGCTGGATGCCGGGGACCTGCGGCATGGAGAGGTGCCCGAGCCCCAGTGCACCTGCATCTCCCACCTGGCCCTCTGCGGCTCCGACGGCAAAACCTATGCCCAGATCTGCAGGTTCCTGGAGGTCGCCCGTGCCCACCCCGACTCCAACCTCACCGTGGCCCATGAGGGTCCCTGCGAGTCAG AGCCCCAGATCACCTCTCCTCCCTTTGACACATGGAACATCACCGGGCAGGATGTCATCTTTGGCTGTGAGGTCTTCGCCTACCCCATGGCATCCATTGAGTGGAGGAAGGATGgcacagagatgctgctgcCTGGAGATGACCCCCACATCTCTGTCCAG TTCAGAGGTGGCCCCCAGAAATACGAAGTAACGGGCTGGCTCCAGATCCAGGGTGTGCGGGTGACGGATGAAGGCACCTACCGCTGCTTCGCCAGGAACAGGGTCGGGGAGGTGGTTGCATTAGCCAGCCTGACTGTCTTCACACCGG ACCAGCTCAACCTAACAGACTTTTCCCTGCCGAAGCCCCGCACGATGCCTGAGGACTACGGGGGGAGTGAGGAGGACTATTACTAG